The following coding sequences are from one Stigmatopora nigra isolate UIUO_SnigA chromosome 10, RoL_Snig_1.1, whole genome shotgun sequence window:
- the mrto4 gene encoding mRNA turnover protein 4 homolog isoform X3, with protein sequence MPKSKRDKKISLTKTAKKGLESKQKLIEELRKCVDTYKHLFIFSVANMRNNKLKDIRTAWKHSRFFFGKNKVMIVAIGKGETDEYRDNLCQVSKHLRGEVGVLFTNKTKEEVQEYFSHYKEMDYARSGNKANRDVILDEGPLEQFTHSMETQLRHLGLPTSLKKGVVTLLKAHTVCKDGDILTPEQARILEVKIC encoded by the exons ATGCCTAAGTCAAAGCGGGATAAGAAAA TTTCTTTAACAAAAACAGCCAAGAAGGGACTCGAATCAAAACAGAAATTGATAGAAGAG TTACGGAAATGTGTCGACACCTACAAACATTTGTTCATCTTCTCTGTGGCTAATATGAGGAATAACAAATTGAAAGACATCAGGACAGCGTGGAAACACAGCAG ATTCttctttggaaaaaacaaaGTCATGATAGTGGCCATTGGGAAAGGAGAAACGGACGAATACAGAGATAACTTATGTCAG GTCAGCAAGCATCTTCGGGGGGAAGTGGGCGtgctttttacaaataaaaccaAGGAGGAGGTACAAGA ATATTTTAGCCATTACAAAGAGATGGATTATGCACGATCAGGAAATAAGGCTAACAGGGATGTGATTCTGGATGAAGGGCCTTTGGAGCAGTTCACTCATTCCATGGAGACTCAACTTAGGCATCTCGGCCTCCCTACATCgctcaaaaaag GGGTCGTGACACTATTAAAGGCCCACACGGTATGCAAAGATGGTGACATTCTCACTCCTGAACAAGCTCGTATTTTG GAAGTGAAAATTTGCTGA
- the mrto4 gene encoding mRNA turnover protein 4 homolog isoform X2 translates to MPKSKRDKKISLTKTAKKGLESKQKLIEELRKCVDTYKHLFIFSVANMRNNKLKDIRTAWKHSRFFFGKNKVMIVAIGKGETDEYRDNLCQVSKHLRGEVGVLFTNKTKEEVQEYFSHYKEMDYARSGNKANRDVILDEGPLEQFTHSMETQLRHLGLPTSLKKGVVTLLKAHTVCKDGDILTPEQARILKLLGIEMAEFKVTIKCMWSSETGAFELVEEDDQPMQDNEEEEDHEAEDEE, encoded by the exons ATGCCTAAGTCAAAGCGGGATAAGAAAA TTTCTTTAACAAAAACAGCCAAGAAGGGACTCGAATCAAAACAGAAATTGATAGAAGAG TTACGGAAATGTGTCGACACCTACAAACATTTGTTCATCTTCTCTGTGGCTAATATGAGGAATAACAAATTGAAAGACATCAGGACAGCGTGGAAACACAGCAG ATTCttctttggaaaaaacaaaGTCATGATAGTGGCCATTGGGAAAGGAGAAACGGACGAATACAGAGATAACTTATGTCAG GTCAGCAAGCATCTTCGGGGGGAAGTGGGCGtgctttttacaaataaaaccaAGGAGGAGGTACAAGA ATATTTTAGCCATTACAAAGAGATGGATTATGCACGATCAGGAAATAAGGCTAACAGGGATGTGATTCTGGATGAAGGGCCTTTGGAGCAGTTCACTCATTCCATGGAGACTCAACTTAGGCATCTCGGCCTCCCTACATCgctcaaaaaag GGGTCGTGACACTATTAAAGGCCCACACGGTATGCAAAGATGGTGACATTCTCACTCCTGAACAAGCTCGTATTTTG AAACTCTTGGGAATAGAGATGGCTGAATTCAAAGTGACGATCAAATGCATGTGGAGCTCTGAAACAGGCGCATTTGAGCTCGTGGAGGAGGACGACCAGCCTATGCAGGAcaatgaagaggaagaagatcATGAGGCAGAGGATGAAGAGTGA